In Anopheles bellator chromosome 2, idAnoBellAS_SP24_06.2, whole genome shotgun sequence, the genomic stretch TATTTAAGGTAACTAAGAACAGTTGGAATAGTAATAAGTACTATTTTGGAACTGCTGGGGAGTTTACTGTAACTTTTCTCATGTTGCGCTTTTTCAGTACCAGGAAAGATGCTAGAAATTACGTGCAACGATCGGCTGGGAAAGAAGGTACGAGTAAAATGTAATCCGGAAGATACCATCGGTGACCTGAAGAAATTGATTGCAGCCCAGACTGGGACACGTTCCGATAAGATAGTTCTTAAGAAATGGTACACAATCTACAAAGACAATATAAAACTTGCTGACTACGAAATCCACGACGGAATGAATCTGGAACTCTACTATCAGTGAAGTCCAATGACAATCACGAATGATTGTACGCACAGTCTTTGGGCAAGTTGGTGGACACaataaagtttaattttaatggaaTCAAAGCAtagattgattttgtttgatttaggCTTGCGAACTCCGAAGTTTGACTTGCTTGTGAACGCCCATGAATTTTCAATTCACGCTTTTAGCCTGAATGTCTCAGATGAGTATGTACTGGGATTATGAAGGTTCTGTTACGACTGTCTCGAAATTTGTGTCCCTTAGGAGTCCACT encodes the following:
- the LOC131210548 gene encoding ubiquitin-like protein 5; its protein translation is MLEITCNDRLGKKVRVKCNPEDTIGDLKKLIAAQTGTRSDKIVLKKWYTIYKDNIKLADYEIHDGMNLELYYQ